DNA from Synergistes jonesii:
CGGCGACGGTACAGTGTTTCTCGTCGTCGTGCAGGGGCGTCCCGCGAAAATGTTCTACCCGCTCAAAAACAGAGAGGGGACGCCGGAGCTGCCGGAGGAGTTCTTCGTGAACATACACCCTGAAGCGGAGGGGCTGACCAACATCTATCTTGGCAGGGTGTCGGGCGGCGTATTTTTCGCCATGCGCCGACTTGAGGAAAAAGAAAAATCCTCCGTAACTGATGAATACATGTCCGTCTCCAGCGCGGCGCAGATTATCGGCGTCACGCGGGCGCATTTGTCGCATCTCTGCGCGAAAGGCCGCGTTCCCGGCGCCCAGCGCATCGGGCGCTTCTATCTCGTGCCGCGCGAATGGGTGGCGGCGCGCGTGCTGGCTCGAGTCGGCAGCGTCACGCGCGCCGAAGCGGCACGGCGCCTGGGCGTATCCCGCCAGTATGTAGGGCAGCTCGTTCGGTCTGGCAAGCTGGAAACCGCCGACGATGGGCGCGTCATACTGGACTCGCTTGCGCGCCTGATGGCGGAGCGGGAAGGAAAATAAAATCGGGGAAGATTGTTCTTCCCCACCTCTTTTCTTTCCCAAAACACCCTTTCAATAGCATATCAGGAACACAGACGGAACCGATAAAAAATAAACTTTTTAAAATACAGATTATAGGCGGATTATCAAAAAGATATGATTGTTATTATGGATATCGAACAATTTTATCTGCGAAATCCCCCTCTCGCCGCTCGACGCGCTCTTTATGGCGACATCCGGCGTATGCGTGACGGGGCTCGGTACCGTCGACATATCGACCGGCTTCGGCGTGCCGTCGCAGCTCGTTCTGCTCGCGCTGATACAGATCGGCGGGTTAGGCTTCATGACCGCCATGATGACGCTGTCGATCGCGGTCGGTCGCAGGATAGGCATAAAAGGCAGGATATTTTTTCTCGGAGGGCTCGGCGTCGAAGGAGTGCAGGGCGCCGTCTTGCTCTTCTTCGTAGTGATACGCTTCACCGCTCTCTTTGAGGCGCTAGGAGCGGCGGCGCTCTTCGCCGGCTTCCTCTCCTGCGGCGAAGGCTTCGCACGCGCCGCCTACTTCGCGATCTTCCATTCAATAAGCGCGTTCTGCAACGCCGGCTTTTCGCCGTGCGGCGGGGGATTGCAGCGCTATGCGACGACGATAGCCGTACCGGCCGCCGTGATGCTGCTCATCACGCTCGGCGGCATCGGCTTCCCCGTTTACGCGGAATGCGCGCAGCTGCTGAAGCGCGGTCCTTCTCACAGGCTTTCGGTCTACGCGCGGCTCGTGCTCGTAACTTCGGGCGCGCTCGTCGCGCTCGGCGCTCTGCTCCTGGCGATTTCCGAATGGAACGGCGCTTTCGCCGCTTTCCCCGCGTGGGCGAAGCTGTGGAACGCGCTTTTCGCGTCGGTTACGGCGCGCACCGCCGGCTTCGAGACGGCACCTTCCGGCGCTCTGACGGGGGCAGGGCGGGCCGTGATGATAATGCTGATGATAATAGGAGCGTCGCCTTCGTCTACCGGCGGCGGCGCGAAGACGACTACCTTCGGCGTGCTCGCCGCGTCGGTGTGGAGCGAGCTGCACGGACGGAGCGTGCCGTCGTTCATGAACAGGACGATCGCGGAGCGCGCCGAGCGGCGCGCGATTTCGCTTATCGCTATCTATCTTTTCACGATTTTCGCGGCGTCGCTGCTGCTTGCGCTGACGGAAGATTTCCCTTTCTCGTCGATTCTCTTCGAGGTCGCGTCGGCGCTCGGCACTGTGGGGCTCACGGTCGGGATCACGGTGGAGCTGTCAACTTTCGGCAAAGTAGTTATAATTGTTCTGATGTTCTGGGGAAGGGTCGGAATTTATTCCTTCGTCTCAACGCTCGTAAAGGACGGCGGAGATTCCGGCGTGCGTTATCCTTACACGCA
Protein-coding regions in this window:
- a CDS encoding helix-turn-helix domain-containing protein; translated protein: MIKYFPVSALSDKDKKIIIKKFPLAGTPAEADYTGDGTVFLVVVQGRPAKMFYPLKNREGTPELPEEFFVNIHPEAEGLTNIYLGRVSGGVFFAMRRLEEKEKSSVTDEYMSVSSAAQIIGVTRAHLSHLCAKGRVPGAQRIGRFYLVPREWVAARVLARVGSVTRAEAARRLGVSRQYVGQLVRSGKLETADDGRVILDSLARLMAEREGK
- a CDS encoding TrkH family potassium uptake protein; translated protein: MLLWISNNFICEIPLSPLDALFMATSGVCVTGLGTVDISTGFGVPSQLVLLALIQIGGLGFMTAMMTLSIAVGRRIGIKGRIFFLGGLGVEGVQGAVLLFFVVIRFTALFEALGAAALFAGFLSCGEGFARAAYFAIFHSISAFCNAGFSPCGGGLQRYATTIAVPAAVMLLITLGGIGFPVYAECAQLLKRGPSHRLSVYARLVLVTSGALVALGALLLAISEWNGAFAAFPAWAKLWNALFASVTARTAGFETAPSGALTGAGRAVMIMLMIIGASPSSTGGGAKTTTFGVLAASVWSELHGRSVPSFMNRTIAERAERRAISLIAIYLFTIFAASLLLALTEDFPFSSILFEVASALGTVGLTVGITVELSTFGKVVIIVLMFWGRVGIYSFVSTLVKDGGDSGVRYPYTHIPIG